In Carnobacterium sp. CP1, the following are encoded in one genomic region:
- the comGC gene encoding competence type IV pilus major pilin ComGC, whose amino-acid sequence MKKKKRLNADGFTLIEMILVLFVISVLMLLIVPNVVEQKKKVDQKGTEALVTVVQTQVELYEMDTNKKAASFDDLKTAYLNEKQLAQAKDKLVISNGKVSAKASSE is encoded by the coding sequence ATGAAAAAGAAAAAAAGATTAAACGCTGATGGTTTTACTTTAATTGAAATGATTTTGGTGCTTTTCGTGATCTCTGTGTTGATGCTGCTGATTGTTCCGAATGTCGTAGAACAGAAAAAGAAAGTGGATCAGAAAGGTACAGAAGCTTTGGTCACAGTTGTTCAAACCCAAGTAGAATTATACGAAATGGATACGAATAAAAAGGCTGCAAGTTTTGATGATTTAAAAACAGCCTATTTAAATGAGAAACAATTGGCCCAAGCCAAAGATAAATTGGTGATCAGCAACGGTAAAGTTTCAGCTAAAGCGTCTTCTGAATGA
- the comGB gene encoding competence type IV pilus assembly protein ComGB, which yields MVLLPKKTFKNTAFRKTQTELMQASFLTKLASLIQEGFTLREALTFLATIMPKEAHWIQLILHELENGQRFDEALRNQGFSERISSQIYLSLIHGQFSEALGASGQYLETKNKQKQQLMKLLQYPLVLLLFMVGILIAMRLVLLPSFRQLYDTSAQSVSWINRFAIGFIEYFPTVLLIAGLCTSLLFLWIHTKLKKMSAIERTTFYMRIPLANTLIRLYHTHSFSYEWSQLLKSGHQMNAIIGLMQAKEATALMREVAQVMELELKTGRNFKESMSSLTFFNPELGLIILHGEATSQLASELMIYGEDCQKRMMQYIQKVFSWIQPFIFLFVAFFILCIYLALLLPMFSMIGEVV from the coding sequence ATGGTTTTATTACCCAAAAAAACTTTCAAAAATACCGCATTCCGTAAAACTCAAACGGAATTGATGCAAGCTTCTTTTTTAACGAAATTAGCTTCTTTGATCCAAGAAGGATTTACTTTGCGAGAAGCCCTAACTTTCTTAGCGACCATTATGCCAAAAGAAGCTCATTGGATTCAACTTATTTTACATGAATTAGAAAACGGTCAACGGTTTGATGAAGCACTCAGAAACCAAGGATTTTCTGAGCGCATCAGCTCTCAAATTTATTTATCTCTTATTCATGGACAATTTTCGGAAGCTCTAGGGGCAAGCGGACAGTATTTAGAAACGAAAAACAAACAAAAACAGCAATTAATGAAGTTGTTACAATATCCCTTGGTTCTATTGCTGTTTATGGTAGGCATTTTAATAGCCATGCGATTGGTTTTATTGCCGAGTTTTCGGCAATTGTATGATACATCTGCTCAAAGCGTCTCGTGGATCAACCGCTTCGCAATCGGATTTATTGAATATTTTCCAACTGTTTTACTGATTGCCGGTTTATGCACCAGCTTATTGTTTTTGTGGATACACACTAAACTGAAAAAAATGTCAGCTATTGAGCGAACGACTTTTTACATGCGGATTCCGTTGGCGAATACCTTGATACGTTTGTACCATACCCATTCTTTTAGTTACGAATGGAGTCAGCTTTTAAAAAGCGGACATCAAATGAACGCCATTATTGGTCTGATGCAAGCAAAAGAAGCAACAGCATTGATGCGAGAAGTTGCACAAGTAATGGAATTAGAGTTGAAAACAGGACGAAATTTTAAAGAATCGATGAGTTCACTGACATTTTTCAATCCAGAATTGGGTTTAATTATTTTACATGGCGAAGCGACTAGTCAGTTAGCAAGCGAATTAATGATCTATGGTGAAGATTGTCAAAAAAGAATGATGCAGTACATTCAAAAGGTTTTTAGCTGGATCCAACCCTTTATTTTTTTATTTGTTGCTTTTTTTATTTTGTGTATTTACCTGGCTTTATTACTGCCTATGTTCTCTATGATAGGAGAGGTTGTCTGA
- the comGD gene encoding competence type IV pilus minor pilin ComGD, with translation MKKLNDKGMLLFESLLVLLLTVSLLMIPTVFSKTIIKDVETQLFIEELQSSLTATQNYAVLSGNWTMMDISASTGKISFNILTEENHYLTHQLILPETITTPTSKRYVFNGGSGNLQSFSTLYFDIDGVRHSLVFQLGSGRYHWN, from the coding sequence ATGAAGAAACTAAACGATAAAGGAATGCTGCTTTTCGAAAGCTTGCTGGTTTTACTATTAACGGTTAGTTTGCTGATGATACCAACGGTTTTTTCTAAAACGATCATTAAAGATGTAGAGACGCAATTGTTTATTGAGGAGTTGCAAAGCAGCTTGACAGCTACTCAGAATTACGCTGTTTTATCTGGAAATTGGACAATGATGGATATTTCAGCAAGCACAGGCAAAATCTCTTTCAACATACTAACAGAAGAGAACCATTATTTGACTCATCAATTGATTTTGCCTGAAACCATCACAACGCCTACGAGTAAGCGGTACGTTTTTAATGGCGGAAGCGGCAATTTACAAAGCTTTTCTACATTATATTTTGATATCGATGGCGTAAGGCATTCATTAGTTTTTC